From Pleurocapsa sp. PCC 7319:
TTTAATACTATTTTTAATTTTTCTAATAAGTCTAATTGTAGCTCACATAATGGAGTTCGCAACTTACCTACATCCCAACCTTGTAGATTTAAAGCAGCTTTAACAGGAATGGGATTGGTAGTCATAAATAAAGCCTGAAATAAGGGAAAAAACTTGACTTGAATTGCTGTAGCTTTCTGGTTATTGCCTTTAATAAAAGCGTCGATCATTTCTTGCATTTGGTTGCCTATTAAGTGAGAAACAACACTAACTACACCCACACTTCCCACTGTAAGCAAAGGTAATGTTAAAGCATCTTCTCCTGAATAAATAGCAAAAGAAGGAGGAGTTAAACACCTAATTTTGCAAGCCTGCTCTAAATCGCCACTAGCTTCCTTAATCGCAACTATGTTACTGATCTGAGCGAGATTAGCCACTGTTTCTGGCTTCAGGTTGCTGCCAGTCCTACCTGGTATATTATATAACATCATCGGCAGATTGGGGCAAGCTTCAGCGATCGCCTTAAAGTGATGATACAATCCCAACTGGGGCGGCTTATTATAATATGGCACAACTTGTAATGAACCATCAAGATTAAGTTTAGCAGCTTTTTCTGTAGCAGCGATCGCTTCAGTCGTAGAGTTAGAGCCAGTACCAGCAATAATCTTAGCTTTATCGCCTACTGATTGTTTGACTACTTTGAACAGCTCATATTCTTCAGACCAACTCAAGGTTGGGGACTCCCCTGTTGTACCGCAAAGTACTAGTCCATCGCTCCCATTTTCGACCAAATGAACCGCCAGCTTTTCTGCTACTTCATAGTTAACACTACCATCCTCAGCAAAAGGCGTTACCATCGCCGTAATTACTCTACCGAAAGGTTCGTCGCTCATAGATTTCTGCCGTGTAATAATCACTATATTTGGGTTAAAAAACCCAACCTTCAAATACTAACTGCCGAGTTTGATACTGTTAGTAAGTTTTTTTCTAGCAATAATTCTGCTATCTGAATTGCGTTTAAAGCGGCCCCCTTACGAATTTGGTCTCCACAGAGCCACAATTCTAAATTGCAATCTTGAGAGATATCTTGACGGATTCTTCCCACCAATACAGGATCTTGTCCTGTAGCATCTATTGGCATCGGAAAATAATTTGTCTGCCAATCCTCTACTAATTTTACTCCTGGTGCTACTCCTAACAATTCTCTTGCCCGCTGAACGTCAAAAGGTCGCTCGAACTCTAAGTTTATCGCCTCAGAATGAGCGCGTAGAATAGGTACTCTAACACAGGTTGCGGTTACTTTTAATTCTGGCTCATCAAAAATCTTGCGCGTTTCATTAACCATTTTCATTTCTTCTTCGCAATACCCTTGATCGTTAAGGGGAGAATTATGAGGAAACAGGTTAAAGGCAATGGGATAAGGTAATACTTCGGCTTGAGGCTGTTTACCATTTAAAATATCTCTAGCTTGAGTTTGAGCCTCTTCCATAGCTCTTGCTCCTGCACCAGATGCAGATTGGTAAGTCGAAACAACTACCCGCTTGATTGGTTGTACCTGATGTAGAGGGTAGATCGCCACTCCCATAAGAATAGTTGTGCAATTAGGATTAGCAATAATTCCCTGGTGGGCAGCAGCAGCTTCAGGATTAATTTCAGGTACGACTAAGGGAACATTTTCGTCCATCCGAAAAGCACTAGAATTATCGATAACGACTGCACCTGCTTCTACAGCTTGTTTAGCCCAGGTTCTGGAAGTAGAACCACCAGCAGAAGCCAAAACTATATCGACTCCCTCAAAAGAACTTTCGCTAGCAGCCTGTACAGTTATTTCTTGGTCGTTAAAGACAATTTTACTGCCAGCAGAGCGCGGGGATGCTAACAACTTCAATTGTTTAAGGGGAAAATTGCGCTCGGCAAGCAATTCTAACAGTTCTTTCCCTACTGCTCCAGTTGCTCCTAAGATGGCTACATTTACATCTCTAGACAATTATTAAAACCTCCATGACTATTTTTTAAGTAATTTACTTGATAAATTTAAATTGAGACTTAATAAAAATTCTTTATGTTTTGCTTACTCGATGATACCGCTATTGACTGTTGAGCTTAAATGATTTGTCAAGACGAACCGAATAAATCGAAATAATAGTTGGCAGTTCTTAAAAATTAATGAAGTACACTACTTTAAGTAAAACACAGTTGTCTATTGCCTGAGCCCTTTGTTTTGCAAATCATCAACTTGAATGAATTCATCTTTATTTTTACAGATTAACTTAATTAAATATCTATTAAGTATCGGTTAATCGTATCATAATGTCTCATCCAAGATGAGAAGCTATTCACAGTCTTCCTAGCTCGATCATTTAAAGTAGGGAACATATTCTGATAAAAAGTGTAGCTCGTTCGATTGATATACTATGATGACTATTGGCTAAATAGGTACGTTAAAGATTGTTGTACAAAACTTCGATTTAGGGATTCAGATGAATAGTCTTATTTCTCTAAATCACAGCGGAGTTATAAGTATTAGGCTCGATAGTTGTATCTATCAATCTTAGGTTAACCCCTAACTACCCAAATACCAAATCAAACCAATAAACCAAAAAGTAGTTTTGAGATATAAGCATCGATGAAAGTAACCCAGGAGAGACTTCCTGAAAGTCAAGTAGGCTTAAATATAGAAATTGCCCCCGAAGCATCTCGTAATGCCTATGAAAAAATGGTGCAAAACCTTTCCCGTTCCAGCAATATTCCTGGGTTTCGTAAAGGCAAAGTACCGCGCCAGGTCTTGCTTCAAAGAATTGGTAATGAACGTATCAAGGCTGCTGCTTTAGAAGAACTAATTCAGAAATCTTTACAAGAGGCGATTGAACAAGAATCAATTGAAGCTCTCGGTCAACCCAATTTACGTTCTAATTTTGAAGAGTTGTTAGGGCAATATAACCCAGGAGATACAATTACTTTTTCTATTGCCGTAGATGTCTCCCCAACAATAGAACTTGCTGATTATACTCAGCTCAGTGTCAAAGCTGAAGAAGTACTTTTTAAACCCGAAAAAGTAGATGATTTTATTGAACAACGTCGTCTGCAAAAGGCTGATTTAGTTCCTGTCGAAGATCGTCCTGCTGAAATGGGAGATATAGCTTTTGTTGACTTTAAGGGAACTCTTACCGCAGAAGGAGAAGAAGGACAAGAAATTGAAGGTGGTAGTGCCACCAATTTTCAAGTTGAATTAGCCGAAGGTAAGCTAATTCCTGGCATGGTAGAGGGAATTGCTGGAATGAAGCCCGAAGAAACCAAGGAAGTGGCGGTAACATTCCCTGATGACTACCCTCAAGAGGATTTAGCAGGTAAACCAGCAGTTTTTAGCATCACTTTAAATGAATTAAAGACGAAGGAATTACCAGATTTAGATGATGATTTTGCTCAAGAAGTCAGCGATGACGAATTTGAGACGATGGAAGCTTACAGGGAATCTTTGACTAAGCAGTTTCAAGAGCAAGCTGAAAATCAAACCAAAAATAATATCAATGAGGCGATCGCAGCAGCGCTATTAGAACAAAACACGATTGAATTGCCTGAGTCTTTAGTTCAAGAAGAAGTGACTAACGTTTTAACTAAAACTCTCATGCAAATGCAACAGATGGGGGTAGACGTTAGACAGCTATTTAATTCGGATAACGTACCGATGTTGCGGGATAATGCTCGTCCTGAAGCAGTAACCAATCTCCAAAAGTCTTTGATTATTAAGGAAATTGCCCAAAAAGAAGGTTTATCAC
This genomic window contains:
- the dapA gene encoding 4-hydroxy-tetrahydrodipicolinate synthase, translated to MSDEPFGRVITAMVTPFAEDGSVNYEVAEKLAVHLVENGSDGLVLCGTTGESPTLSWSEEYELFKVVKQSVGDKAKIIAGTGSNSTTEAIAATEKAAKLNLDGSLQVVPYYNKPPQLGLYHHFKAIAEACPNLPMMLYNIPGRTGSNLKPETVANLAQISNIVAIKEASGDLEQACKIRCLTPPSFAIYSGEDALTLPLLTVGSVGVVSVVSHLIGNQMQEMIDAFIKGNNQKATAIQVKFFPLFQALFMTTNPIPVKAALNLQGWDVGKLRTPLCELQLDLLEKLKIVLKELELL
- a CDS encoding aspartate-semialdehyde dehydrogenase, with product MSRDVNVAILGATGAVGKELLELLAERNFPLKQLKLLASPRSAGSKIVFNDQEITVQAASESSFEGVDIVLASAGGSTSRTWAKQAVEAGAVVIDNSSAFRMDENVPLVVPEINPEAAAAHQGIIANPNCTTILMGVAIYPLHQVQPIKRVVVSTYQSASGAGARAMEEAQTQARDILNGKQPQAEVLPYPIAFNLFPHNSPLNDQGYCEEEMKMVNETRKIFDEPELKVTATCVRVPILRAHSEAINLEFERPFDVQRARELLGVAPGVKLVEDWQTNYFPMPIDATGQDPVLVGRIRQDISQDCNLELWLCGDQIRKGAALNAIQIAELLLEKNLLTVSNSAVSI
- the tig gene encoding trigger factor, which produces MKVTQERLPESQVGLNIEIAPEASRNAYEKMVQNLSRSSNIPGFRKGKVPRQVLLQRIGNERIKAAALEELIQKSLQEAIEQESIEALGQPNLRSNFEELLGQYNPGDTITFSIAVDVSPTIELADYTQLSVKAEEVLFKPEKVDDFIEQRRLQKADLVPVEDRPAEMGDIAFVDFKGTLTAEGEEGQEIEGGSATNFQVELAEGKLIPGMVEGIAGMKPEETKEVAVTFPDDYPQEDLAGKPAVFSITLNELKTKELPDLDDDFAQEVSDDEFETMEAYRESLTKQFQEQAENQTKNNINEAIAAALLEQNTIELPESLVQEEVTNVLTKTLMQMQQMGVDVRQLFNSDNVPMLRDNARPEAVTNLQKSLIIKEIAQKEGLSPEEEAINAKKAEIHSELAGQEVDEDRLQKMVTEDLLSENTYNWLRDKVQVELVPEGSLSDEEEESEEEESEEEVETAEVEVITDPE